From the Bombus huntii isolate Logan2020A chromosome 4, iyBomHunt1.1, whole genome shotgun sequence genome, the window ATTTGCGGATAAAGTTGGGAGTTGAGGCTATCCAGCGAACTGGAGGAGCCTGTCGTTTGGTAGACACTCTGCGGTGTGGTGTGCTCGTGAGACACTGGTGAATTAAGTGTGAACGGCGAGGACGCCGAGGTGGGACATACTACTTGCTGCGGTGACTGTTGATGTTGCGGTAGGGACTCGGACACGTTGTCGTCTAAACACTAGTTGGTAGTCTGCGGATGTAGCAACGGTAGAGGAAGTTGAAGATTGTTTTGCTTGGCTAAACTCGCGATCTCAGCCGCGATCCCTCCTTTCGAACCTGCTAAGCCGTCCAACGAGGAAGGTCCTTCGCTGTAGCGTAAATCGCAAACCGGACTCTCGAAACCTGTACCTGGAGTGCCACCACCGGTACTCTGGGGCGTAGATGGATTGTGATTCGTACTGCTTTGATTCATGTCACGATGTACACGATTTTGGTGTCGTATGAGATAACTATCGCGTACAAAGGTACGTCCGCATATGTTACACTCGTACGTGGTACTTGCAGTATGGGTACGGATGTGAATTGCGAATTGACTCTTGGACGTGAATGTGAGAGAACATCTGTCGCACACCAACGGCTTTTCGGCAACGTGACTCCAGCGGTGTGCTGTCACGTAGCTTTTCACTGCAAAACGTTTTTGACAAATGTCGCAGGCATACGGCCTTTCTCCTGTATGCACTCGTTTATGAGTATTAAGACTGCTCTTTTGAGTAAACCTTTTCAAGCACAGCTCACATTGGAAAGGTCTTTCTCCTGTGTGCGTCCTCATGTGCACTTCCAAGTATGGTTTCCGACAAAAGCTTGCTTCACATACCGTACAATGATATGGTTTGTTGCCTGAATGAAGCTTCATATGTACATAGTACGACGAAGCAGAGGATAGCACCTTGCCGCATACCTTACAGGGCTGTGGCTTTGACCGCGAACCCTCTTTGACAGTTTGTTGTCCAGTAGATTGACGGTTTGGAACTTCTTGTTGCACAGTCTGACTCTGCTGTTGTTGACCCTGTTGTTGCGCTTGCTGTTGACTCTGTTGTTGAGTTTGTTGTTGACCCTGTTGCTGACTTATTTGTAACGTAGTCTGTTGCTGGGGTTGTAGGTGACCTTCTTGCTGAGAAAGGTCTTCACGATCATCCGACAAATTCACCATAGAATTTGAACCATCTGAACGGCTCGAAGCAACAGAATAAAACCCCATGGGTTCGCTTTTAATTTGTTGTTCAAACATGGATGTCATTATATCAGTCTGTTGCTGCTGAGCCAGCTGTTGCGATTGTGGCTCCTGCTGCTGCACTGCTTCTTGATGGGGGAGCAGAGTCAGGTTGCGCTTGACAAGCTGCTCATATCCTGCGTACCAATCCACCTGCATGACAGGGAATGTCTATAAATCGCCATTTATGACACTCGTTATGGCGGAAAAATTTTCAACGATGTAGATACACTCTTAATTCCGGTATCATGCATGTCCGACTCTTATATACGCGTGTTAGGTTAGACCAATTGCTTTGACATTTATCTTTGACAAGTGACAGAAGGTAACTGGATGATCAGCTGATTGCATAACTTTTACGCGAACCACTCGAAGACGACACGATGCCGTCGTCAACAGAACGTAACCCAGCAGCGAGCAACACGGGCAActctatttttaaaaaagcGACGGAAGAAACGGCGGAATATTTTGACTGCGAAACCGGATTCTTCGTAAGCGCTTCGCAAGTGGGGGTCGCTTTTGCCATAGCCGAGGAAGAAAGCAGCATTTTACGAACCTTTGCTATTGTAGTGGTCCGGGCTAGGGTCGAAAAACGTCACGCCTCATCGAGCGCACGCCTCCCGTTCTCGAGCGGCTTCACGGACAATCGCGAAACATTTCTACGGCCAAATTGTTTTTCTCCGACACAAAATATAAGATGGCTGCTACTATATTTCACGACCGTCACCTATATACACTCGTACAAACACACGCACCTAAGTACCGACCGACGATATTCG encodes:
- the LOC126864831 gene encoding zinc finger protein 717-like isoform X2 produces the protein MTSMFEQQIKSEPMGFYSVASSRSDGSNSMVNLSDDREDLSQQEGHLQPQQQTTLQISQQQGQQQTQQQSQQQAQQQGQQQQSQTVQQEVPNRQSTGQQTVKEGSRSKPQPCKVCGKVLSSASSYYVHMKLHSGNKPYHCTVCEASFCRKPYLEVHMRTHTGERPFQCELCLKRFTQKSSLNTHKRVHTGERPYACDICQKRFAVKSYVTAHRWSHVAEKPLVCDRCSLTFTSKSQFAIHIRTHTASTTYECNICGRTFVRDSYLIRHQNRVHRDMNQSSTNHNPSTPQSTGGGTPGTGFESPVCDLRYSEGPSSLDGLAGSKGGIAAEIASLAKQNNLQLPLPLLHPQTTN
- the LOC126864831 gene encoding zinc finger protein 501-like isoform X1, yielding MQVDWYAGYEQLVKRNLTLLPHQEAVQQQEPQSQQLAQQQQTDIMTSMFEQQIKSEPMGFYSVASSRSDGSNSMVNLSDDREDLSQQEGHLQPQQQTTLQISQQQGQQQTQQQSQQQAQQQGQQQQSQTVQQEVPNRQSTGQQTVKEGSRSKPQPCKVCGKVLSSASSYYVHMKLHSGNKPYHCTVCEASFCRKPYLEVHMRTHTGERPFQCELCLKRFTQKSSLNTHKRVHTGERPYACDICQKRFAVKSYVTAHRWSHVAEKPLVCDRCSLTFTSKSQFAIHIRTHTASTTYECNICGRTFVRDSYLIRHQNRVHRDMNQSSTNHNPSTPQSTGGGTPGTGFESPVCDLRYSEGPSSLDGLAGSKGGIAAEIASLAKQNNLQLPLPLLHPQTTN